From Geobacter sp., one genomic window encodes:
- a CDS encoding AAA family ATPase — protein sequence MDLFADAATRDSRQNAPLAERMRPRALDEYVGQEHLLGPGRMLRSLIEDDQVPSLILWGPPGSGKTTLAQVIANATKAHFIFFSAILTGVKEIREVLKEAEDERKYHGKRTILFVDEIHRFNKAQQDAFLPYVERGIFTIIGATTENPSFEVVAPLLSRCKVLVLNPLSDDDALGILRHALADAERGLGSLGLACDDDALAFIAQQSGGDARIALNTLETASRLARDGHIVLETAREALQKKALLYDQAGEEHYNVISAFIKSMRGSDPDAALYWLARMIEAGEDPIFILRRMVILASEDIGNADPRALQVAVSALQGFQLVGMPEGRIIMAQATTYLATAPKSNASYAGINAALAEVRASGALPVPLQIRNAPTRLMKELGYHKGYKYAHDFAEGYASQEYLPEKLQGRTFYAPQGHGYEKTIKERMAYLRQLQKQREGETE from the coding sequence ATGGACCTTTTTGCCGACGCCGCAACACGAGATTCACGACAGAACGCCCCGCTGGCCGAGCGGATGCGCCCCCGCGCCCTCGACGAATACGTGGGGCAGGAGCATTTGCTGGGGCCGGGCAGGATGCTGCGCAGCCTGATCGAGGACGACCAGGTTCCCTCGCTGATCCTCTGGGGACCGCCCGGTTCGGGCAAGACCACCCTGGCACAGGTCATCGCCAACGCCACCAAGGCTCACTTCATCTTCTTCTCCGCCATCCTCACCGGCGTCAAGGAGATCCGCGAAGTCCTGAAAGAGGCCGAGGACGAGCGGAAGTACCACGGCAAGCGGACCATCCTCTTTGTCGACGAGATCCATCGCTTTAACAAGGCCCAGCAGGACGCCTTTCTCCCCTACGTGGAGAGAGGGATCTTCACCATCATCGGCGCCACCACCGAAAACCCCTCCTTCGAGGTGGTGGCACCGCTCCTCTCCCGCTGCAAGGTGCTGGTCCTGAACCCGCTGAGCGACGACGACGCCCTCGGCATCCTCCGCCACGCCCTCGCCGATGCCGAACGCGGCCTCGGCTCGCTCGGCCTCGCCTGCGACGACGACGCCCTCGCCTTCATCGCCCAGCAGTCAGGAGGAGATGCCCGGATCGCCCTCAATACCCTTGAGACCGCTTCCCGGCTCGCCAGGGATGGCCACATCGTCCTGGAAACCGCCAGGGAGGCGTTGCAGAAAAAGGCACTCCTCTATGACCAGGCCGGCGAAGAGCATTACAACGTCATCTCCGCCTTCATCAAGTCGATGCGAGGTTCCGACCCTGATGCCGCTCTCTACTGGCTGGCGCGGATGATCGAGGCGGGCGAGGACCCGATCTTCATCCTCCGCAGGATGGTCATTCTCGCCAGCGAGGATATCGGCAATGCCGATCCCCGCGCCCTCCAGGTAGCGGTGTCGGCCCTGCAGGGATTCCAGCTGGTCGGCATGCCCGAAGGGAGGATCATCATGGCCCAGGCAACGACCTACCTAGCAACCGCGCCCAAGTCCAACGCTTCCTATGCCGGGATCAACGCGGCACTTGCAGAGGTGAGAGCGAGCGGCGCCCTGCCGGTCCCGCTGCAGATCCGCAACGCCCCCACCAGGCTGATGAAGGAACTCGGTTACCACAAGGGGTACAAATACGCCCACGACTTTGCCGAAGGGTACGCCAGCCAGGAGTATCTACCGGAAAAGCTGCAGGGGCGGACCTTCTATGCCCCCCAGGGGCATGGCTACGAAAAGACCATCAAGGAACGCATGGCATATCTGCGACAACTGCAGAAACAGCGTGAAGGAGAAACCGAATGA
- a CDS encoding metalloregulator ArsR/SmtB family transcription factor, translating to MLDVLKALADPCRLRLVAVLLRGEFTVQELTAILGMGQSRISRHLKILTEAGVLSVKRQGTWSYYRAGGESSFFAAIRNAIEQGTGSLPERGRDLAAVASVLEERRRKSQEFFDRHARQWDDLARTLLPVPEYRERLLALVPEGVTVVEIGLGTGGLLPALAARAKRVIGVDHSPAMLEEARRRLAAAGLGGIELRLGEMTHLPLPNNAAECAVLNMVLHHAADPQAVLAEIRRVLAPGGSLLLVDLARHEREWVREQLADQWLGFEEDELAAWLSAAGFPHVRCERIEGMKGHEAVLVVRAAD from the coding sequence ATGCTCGATGTCCTCAAAGCCCTTGCCGACCCCTGCCGATTGCGTCTCGTGGCAGTGCTTTTGCGGGGCGAATTTACCGTCCAGGAGCTTACCGCCATCCTCGGCATGGGGCAGTCGCGGATCTCCCGGCACCTGAAGATCCTGACCGAGGCAGGGGTGCTGTCGGTGAAGCGCCAGGGGACCTGGAGCTACTACCGGGCCGGCGGAGAATCCTCTTTCTTTGCTGCCATCCGTAACGCCATCGAACAGGGGACAGGGTCGCTGCCCGAGCGGGGCAGGGACCTGGCTGCGGTCGCTTCGGTGCTTGAGGAGCGCCGCCGCAAAAGCCAGGAGTTTTTCGACCGCCATGCCCGCCAGTGGGACGACCTCGCCCGGACCCTGCTGCCGGTCCCCGAGTATCGGGAGCGGCTCCTGGCCCTGGTACCGGAGGGGGTAACCGTGGTGGAGATCGGTCTCGGCACTGGCGGCCTGCTGCCGGCCCTGGCTGCCAGAGCTAAGCGGGTTATCGGCGTCGACCACTCGCCAGCCATGCTGGAGGAGGCCAGGCGCAGGCTGGCAGCGGCGGGTCTCGGCGGGATCGAGCTCCGCCTGGGGGAGATGACCCATCTCCCTTTGCCGAATAACGCGGCAGAGTGCGCCGTGCTCAACATGGTGCTGCACCATGCAGCAGACCCGCAGGCGGTACTGGCCGAGATCAGACGCGTGCTCGCCCCCGGCGGCTCTTTGCTCCTGGTCGATCTTGCCCGGCATGAGCGGGAATGGGTGCGGGAGCAACTGGCCGACCAGTGGCTGGGGTTTGAGGAGGATGAACTTGCAGCATGGCTCTCGGCGGCCGGTTTTCCCCATGTCCGATGTGAGCGTATCGAAGGGATGAAGGGACACGAGGCTGTCCTGGTGGTAAGAGCGGCAGATTGA
- a CDS encoding nitronate monooxygenase has product MQPLKIGKHEVKYPVIQGGMGVRISGGSLAGHVARCGGVGLVAAAGIALGSNRYDGINYLQADPQALKDELAKAYEIAPDGIVGVNVMVALSDFEALVRASIEGGAKVIVCGAGLPLSLPGLTAHAPDVALVPIVSSVKAAQLIAKKWEKGFARLPDAVVVEDPDTAGGHLGEKMENIGTGQYDQYATVRGVRDFFIAEYGVHVPVIAAGGVWDRADLLHALAEGADGVQMASRFVATEECDASPEFKQAYLDCRQEDIGLIMSPAGLPGRAILRNQEEIVLYDQLNHTFCDNGCLKKCSYKESGERFCIVKSLDRAQKGDVVSGLVFCGTNAWKADRITTVQEIFDELFATGVQEEAEAA; this is encoded by the coding sequence ATGCAGCCACTCAAGATCGGGAAACACGAAGTAAAATATCCAGTCATTCAGGGCGGCATGGGGGTCAGGATCTCCGGCGGTTCGCTGGCCGGCCACGTGGCGCGCTGCGGTGGCGTCGGCCTGGTGGCGGCAGCGGGGATCGCCCTGGGGAGCAACCGCTATGATGGAATCAATTATCTGCAGGCAGACCCGCAGGCCCTGAAGGACGAACTGGCCAAGGCCTATGAGATCGCGCCGGACGGCATCGTCGGCGTGAACGTCATGGTGGCCCTGTCCGACTTCGAGGCCCTTGTCAGGGCTTCCATCGAAGGGGGCGCCAAGGTGATCGTCTGCGGCGCCGGCCTCCCCTTGAGTCTGCCGGGGCTCACCGCCCATGCCCCCGATGTTGCGTTGGTTCCCATTGTTTCCTCGGTCAAGGCTGCCCAGCTGATCGCCAAGAAATGGGAAAAAGGGTTCGCGCGCCTGCCCGACGCCGTGGTTGTCGAAGATCCCGATACGGCCGGCGGCCACCTGGGAGAGAAGATGGAGAACATCGGTACCGGCCAGTACGACCAGTACGCCACGGTGCGCGGTGTGAGAGATTTTTTCATCGCTGAATACGGGGTGCATGTGCCGGTGATCGCTGCCGGTGGCGTCTGGGACCGGGCAGACCTGCTCCATGCCCTGGCCGAGGGGGCCGATGGCGTGCAGATGGCCAGCCGCTTCGTTGCCACCGAGGAGTGCGATGCCTCTCCCGAATTCAAGCAGGCATACCTGGACTGCCGCCAGGAGGATATCGGCCTGATCATGAGCCCGGCAGGACTGCCGGGGCGGGCCATCCTGCGCAACCAGGAGGAGATCGTCCTCTACGACCAGTTGAACCATACCTTCTGCGATAACGGCTGCCTGAAAAAGTGCTCCTACAAGGAGTCGGGCGAACGGTTCTGCATCGTCAAGTCGCTGGACCGGGCGCAGAAGGGCGATGTCGTTTCGGGCCTGGTCTTCTGCGGCACCAATGCCTGGAAGGCGGACCGGATCACCACCGTTCAGGAGATCTTTGACGAGCTGTTCGCCACCGGTGTTCAGGAAGAGGCCGAAGCGGCCTGA
- a CDS encoding adenosylhomocysteinase: MSQDFIVADLSLAEWGKKEIRIAETEMPGLMAIRDEYAGQQPLKGARITGSLHMTIQTAVLIETLKALGAEVRWASCNIFSTQDHAAAAIAAGGTAVFAVKGESLEQYWDYTHRIFEWPDGGFSNMILDDGGDATLLLHLGTRAEKDKSVLNNPGSEEETILFAAIRKKLESDPTWYSTRIAQIKGVTEETTTGVHRLYQMHERGDLAFPAINVNDSVTKSKFDNLYGCRESLVDGIKRATDVMVAGKVALVCGYGDVGKGSAQALRALSAQVWVTEIDPICALQAAMEGYRVVTMEYAADKADIFVTCTGNYHVITHDHLVRMKDQAIVCNIGHFDNEIDVASIEQYQWEEIKPQVDHVVMPSGNRIILLAKGRLVNLGCATGHPSYVMSSSFANQTIAQIEIFCNPGRYPVGVYTLPKHLDEKVARLQLKKLNAVLSTLTKEQADYIGVPVEGPYKAEHYRY; this comes from the coding sequence ATGTCACAAGACTTTATCGTAGCAGACCTTTCCCTGGCCGAGTGGGGGAAAAAGGAGATCAGGATTGCCGAGACCGAGATGCCGGGGCTCATGGCCATTCGCGATGAGTATGCTGGCCAGCAGCCGCTGAAGGGCGCCCGCATCACCGGCTCACTGCACATGACCATCCAGACCGCCGTGCTGATCGAGACCCTAAAAGCCCTTGGTGCCGAGGTGCGCTGGGCATCCTGCAACATCTTCTCTACCCAGGACCATGCCGCGGCTGCCATTGCCGCCGGCGGCACCGCGGTCTTCGCCGTCAAGGGGGAGTCCCTTGAGCAGTACTGGGACTACACCCACCGGATCTTCGAGTGGCCCGACGGCGGCTTCTCCAACATGATCCTGGACGACGGCGGTGATGCGACGCTCTTGCTTCACCTCGGCACCAGGGCGGAAAAGGACAAGAGCGTCCTGAACAACCCCGGTTCGGAGGAGGAAACGATCCTCTTTGCCGCCATCCGGAAGAAGCTGGAGAGCGATCCCACCTGGTACTCGACCCGCATCGCCCAGATCAAGGGGGTGACCGAGGAGACTACTACCGGCGTGCACCGTCTCTACCAGATGCACGAGCGGGGGGATCTGGCTTTCCCGGCCATCAACGTCAACGATTCGGTGACCAAGTCCAAGTTCGACAATCTCTACGGCTGCCGCGAGTCGCTGGTGGACGGCATCAAGCGGGCTACCGACGTGATGGTGGCGGGCAAGGTCGCCCTGGTCTGCGGCTACGGCGATGTGGGGAAGGGCTCGGCCCAGGCGCTGCGTGCCCTGTCGGCCCAGGTCTGGGTGACCGAGATCGACCCGATCTGTGCCCTGCAGGCCGCCATGGAAGGGTACCGCGTCGTTACCATGGAGTACGCGGCCGACAAGGCCGACATCTTCGTTACCTGTACCGGCAACTACCACGTCATCACCCATGATCACCTGGTTCGGATGAAGGACCAGGCCATTGTCTGCAACATCGGTCATTTCGACAACGAGATCGACGTGGCGAGCATCGAGCAGTACCAGTGGGAGGAGATCAAGCCCCAGGTGGACCATGTGGTCATGCCGAGCGGCAACCGGATCATCCTATTGGCCAAGGGGCGGCTGGTGAACCTGGGGTGCGCCACCGGGCACCCCTCCTACGTCATGTCCTCATCGTTCGCCAACCAGACCATCGCCCAGATCGAGATCTTCTGCAATCCGGGCAGATACCCGGTCGGCGTCTATACCCTCCCCAAGCACCTGGACGAGAAGGTGGCGCGTCTGCAGCTGAAGAAACTGAATGCGGTGCTCTCCACCCTCACCAAAGAGCAGGCCGATTACATCGGCGTGCCGGTGGAAGGTCCGTACAAGGCTGAACACTACCGTTATTGA
- a CDS encoding homocysteine S-methyltransferase family protein, with protein sequence MSRIPFPTFLDRFPCILGEGAVIERLRRDPVLELDPLLVNAAFLYDGPKGAAQEAICREYLEIGKRSGLPLLLSTPTWRASRERIEAAGYADRDVNGDNFRFLAAVRDSYGDYGEKIAICGLMSCRGNAYAPEEALTVTAAREFHAWQADRLAAAGVDSLLAATLPALSEAQGLAVAMAATGTPYLVSFVVRPEGTLLDGTPLKEAIATIDAAVSPRPLAYLVNCTHSTIFRAALLHEANASPLVRERIIGLLANTAALTPEELDDCACLVEEAPEIFGKGVAALYRDLGMKILGGCCGTDGRHIGCLADELCRA encoded by the coding sequence ATGAGCCGCATCCCGTTTCCGACATTTCTGGACCGGTTTCCCTGCATCCTCGGCGAGGGGGCAGTAATCGAGCGGCTGCGCCGCGATCCCGTGCTTGAACTCGATCCCTTGCTGGTAAATGCCGCCTTTCTCTATGATGGCCCGAAAGGGGCGGCACAGGAGGCCATCTGCCGCGAGTACCTGGAGATCGGCAAGCGAAGCGGGCTGCCGCTACTCCTCTCCACCCCGACCTGGCGGGCAAGCAGGGAACGGATCGAAGCTGCCGGCTATGCCGACCGGGACGTCAATGGCGACAACTTTCGCTTCCTTGCCGCGGTGCGGGACAGCTACGGTGACTATGGGGAAAAGATTGCGATCTGCGGCCTGATGAGCTGCCGCGGCAATGCCTACGCCCCGGAAGAGGCCCTGACCGTTACAGCGGCGCGGGAGTTTCACGCCTGGCAGGCAGACCGGCTGGCCGCAGCCGGGGTGGACTCTCTTCTTGCCGCCACCCTGCCTGCCCTCAGCGAGGCGCAGGGGCTCGCTGTCGCCATGGCCGCGACCGGCACGCCGTATCTCGTCAGTTTCGTCGTCCGCCCCGAAGGGACCCTCCTGGACGGCACCCCGCTGAAAGAGGCGATTGCGACTATCGATGCCGCGGTTTCGCCCCGGCCCCTGGCCTATCTGGTCAACTGCACCCATTCCACCATCTTCAGGGCAGCGCTTCTGCACGAGGCCAATGCATCGCCCCTGGTGCGGGAACGGATCATCGGCCTGTTGGCCAACACGGCCGCACTCACCCCCGAGGAGCTGGACGACTGTGCATGTCTTGTGGAGGAGGCGCCGGAGATCTTCGGCAAGGGAGTGGCAGCGCTTTACCGGGATCTCGGCATGAAGATCCTTGGTGGGTGCTGCGGCACCGACGGCCGTCATATCGGCTGCCTGGCGGACGAGCTGTGTCGGGCCTAG
- the pfkA gene encoding 6-phosphofructokinase has protein sequence MKKIGILTSGGDCSGMNACIRAAVRTALRMNMEVVGFRKGYLGLMKGDCIPLDTKAVSGILHRGGTFLQSARSEEFRTPEGQKKAMGILADLKIDGLVVIGGDGSLKGAQALHRLGMPVVGVPASIDNDIPYTDMALGVDSALNNIIYAVDCIKDTASSHARAFVIEVMGRNSGYLASIAAIASGAEYALVPERETDLAEICQQLRARYEEGRDNAIIILAEGAGHGDEIAATIKDAIGFETRVTVLGHYQRGGAPTVFDRLLASRFGKNAVEFLANGQRGVMVGLSCNSVLSTPIDDVVKGEKRPQDEVLRLAEVLGI, from the coding sequence ATGAAGAAGATCGGCATCTTGACCAGCGGCGGCGACTGTTCGGGGATGAACGCCTGTATACGGGCTGCAGTCCGGACGGCGCTCCGGATGAACATGGAAGTGGTGGGATTTCGCAAGGGTTATCTGGGGCTGATGAAGGGAGACTGCATCCCCCTCGATACCAAGGCGGTCTCCGGCATCCTCCACCGTGGCGGCACGTTCCTTCAGTCTGCCCGCTCAGAAGAGTTCCGCACCCCCGAGGGGCAGAAAAAAGCAATGGGAATCCTTGCCGATCTCAAGATCGACGGCCTGGTGGTCATCGGCGGTGACGGTTCGCTCAAGGGCGCCCAGGCCCTCCATCGCCTCGGCATGCCGGTGGTCGGCGTTCCTGCCAGCATCGACAACGACATCCCCTACACCGACATGGCCCTGGGGGTGGACTCTGCCCTCAACAACATCATTTACGCCGTCGACTGCATCAAGGATACGGCCAGCTCCCATGCCCGCGCCTTTGTCATCGAGGTGATGGGGCGCAATTCAGGCTATCTTGCCAGCATCGCCGCCATTGCCTCCGGCGCGGAGTATGCCCTGGTGCCCGAACGGGAGACCGACCTCGCCGAGATCTGCCAGCAGCTGCGGGCACGCTACGAAGAGGGGCGCGACAACGCCATCATCATCCTTGCGGAAGGGGCCGGTCACGGCGACGAGATTGCCGCTACCATCAAGGACGCCATCGGCTTCGAGACCCGCGTCACCGTGCTCGGGCACTACCAGCGCGGCGGTGCCCCGACGGTCTTCGACCGGCTGCTGGCAAGCCGGTTCGGAAAGAACGCCGTCGAATTCCTGGCAAACGGCCAGCGTGGCGTCATGGTCGGGCTTTCCTGCAATTCGGTGCTCTCCACCCCCATCGATGACGTGGTAAAAGGTGAAAAGCGCCCGCAGGACGAGGTATTGCGGCTGGCAGAGGTCCTGGGCATCTAG
- a CDS encoding redoxin domain-containing protein, which produces MTIYDFTVTTIDGQPQSLGDYRGQVLLIVNVASKCGFTPQYAGLERLFRSYRERGFAVLGFPCDQFGHQEPGDEAEIKSFCSLTYEVSFPLFAKIEVNGAGAHPLYRYLTAERKGLFGSEAIKWNFTKFLVSGKGEVLKRYAPTDTPERIEKDLPALLEG; this is translated from the coding sequence ATGACGATCTACGATTTCACGGTGACCACCATCGACGGGCAGCCGCAGAGCCTTGGCGACTATCGCGGGCAGGTGCTGCTGATCGTCAATGTCGCCAGCAAGTGCGGCTTCACCCCCCAGTATGCCGGTCTGGAACGGCTGTTCCGGAGCTACCGGGAGCGGGGATTTGCGGTGCTCGGCTTCCCCTGCGACCAGTTCGGCCACCAGGAACCGGGGGACGAAGCAGAGATCAAGAGTTTCTGCTCCCTGACCTATGAGGTCAGTTTTCCCCTGTTTGCCAAGATCGAGGTGAACGGCGCCGGTGCGCACCCGCTCTACCGCTACCTGACGGCGGAGCGCAAAGGGCTGTTCGGCAGCGAGGCGATCAAGTGGAATTTCACCAAATTCCTGGTGAGCGGCAAGGGTGAGGTGCTGAAGCGCTACGCGCCGACTGATACGCCCGAGCGGATCGAAAAGGATCTGCCGGCGTTATTGGAAGGATAA
- the glgP gene encoding glycogen/starch/alpha-glucan family phosphorylase: MDYLPEGQMETAELDSMMLVIKAFLEHLEYNLGKDKYSASRYDIYNALAYAVRDRMVERWLDTQQAYYNSDQKRVYYISMEFLMGRTLENSLINLGIYDEFREAMTSLGYNFEEIIDDEQDAGLGNGGLGRLAACFLDSMATMSIPAYGYGIRYEYGIFRQKIVDGAQMELPDNWLRYRNPWEMDRQEHLHPVKFYGKVITTTDRHGRTVHNWVDTEDVMAMAYDTPIPGYRNNTVNTMRLWSAKSSREFDLKFFNEGNYIRAVEKKMLSENISKVLYPADNVLEGKELRFKQEYFLASATVHDVLYRFKKMHKDMKLLPEKVAIQLNDTHPSLAVPELMRVLIDLEKLDWDDAWNITSKIFAYTNHTILPEALEKWPVWFFEQILPRHLMIIYEINNRFLEEVRKRFPGDNDRAARMSIIEENWERKVRTAHLCIVASHSVNGVAALHSEILKNALFKDFYEMYPERFNNKTNGITQRRWLKKSNTPLSALISEYIGEGWITDLFEMKNLVPLAEDPVFVARWQQVKRANKEKLARCIAHHNRISVDVDSLFDCQVKRIHEYKRQLLNVLHVITLYNRIKENPDRDVVPRTVIFSGKAAPSYFIAKLIINLINAVGNVVNDDPDVRNRLKVVFLANYSVSLAEKIFPASDLSQQISTAGTEASGTGNMKFALNGALTIGTLDGANIEMREEVGPENMFIFGLTADEVGAIRRRGYNPRDYYSHNPELKKVLDMIAEGFFSPQAPELFRPIVDTLLNQGDYYMVLCDYESYIACQERVSELYRDQAAWARQSILNCAGMGKFSSDRTIAEYAEEIWDVTTLEVEATVQHCLHEGICLEKH, encoded by the coding sequence ATGGATTACCTACCTGAAGGACAGATGGAGACCGCCGAACTGGACAGCATGATGCTGGTCATCAAGGCCTTTCTCGAACACCTGGAATACAACCTGGGCAAGGACAAGTATTCGGCAAGCCGCTACGACATCTACAATGCCCTGGCCTACGCGGTACGCGACCGGATGGTGGAACGCTGGCTCGACACCCAGCAGGCCTACTACAACAGCGACCAGAAGCGGGTCTACTACATCTCCATGGAATTCCTGATGGGGCGGACCCTGGAGAACAGCCTGATCAACCTGGGGATCTACGACGAGTTCCGGGAGGCCATGACCTCGCTGGGGTACAATTTCGAAGAGATCATCGACGACGAGCAGGATGCCGGGCTCGGCAACGGCGGCCTGGGACGCCTGGCAGCCTGTTTCCTCGACTCCATGGCCACCATGAGCATCCCGGCCTATGGCTACGGCATCCGCTACGAATACGGCATCTTCCGCCAGAAGATCGTGGACGGCGCACAGATGGAGCTCCCCGACAACTGGCTCCGCTACCGTAATCCCTGGGAAATGGACCGCCAGGAGCACCTCCATCCGGTCAAATTCTACGGCAAGGTGATCACCACCACCGATCGTCACGGACGCACGGTCCACAACTGGGTCGATACCGAAGATGTCATGGCCATGGCCTATGACACCCCGATCCCCGGCTACCGGAACAACACGGTGAACACCATGCGGCTCTGGAGCGCCAAGTCCAGCCGCGAATTCGATCTCAAGTTCTTCAACGAGGGGAACTACATCCGCGCCGTGGAAAAGAAGATGCTCTCGGAAAACATCTCCAAGGTCCTCTACCCGGCCGACAACGTCCTTGAAGGAAAGGAACTCCGCTTCAAGCAGGAATACTTCCTTGCCTCGGCCACGGTCCACGATGTACTCTACCGCTTCAAGAAGATGCACAAGGACATGAAGCTCCTGCCGGAAAAGGTGGCAATCCAGCTGAACGACACCCACCCGTCGCTGGCAGTGCCGGAATTGATGCGGGTTCTCATCGACCTGGAAAAACTGGACTGGGACGATGCCTGGAATATCACCAGCAAGATCTTCGCCTACACCAACCACACCATCCTTCCCGAAGCCCTGGAAAAATGGCCGGTCTGGTTCTTCGAGCAGATCCTGCCGCGCCACCTGATGATCATTTACGAGATCAACAACCGCTTTCTGGAAGAGGTGCGCAAACGCTTCCCCGGCGACAACGACCGCGCGGCAAGGATGTCGATCATCGAGGAAAACTGGGAACGGAAGGTCCGCACGGCCCATCTCTGCATCGTTGCCAGCCACTCGGTCAACGGCGTGGCGGCGCTGCACAGCGAGATCCTGAAGAACGCCCTCTTCAAGGATTTCTACGAGATGTACCCTGAACGGTTCAACAACAAGACCAACGGCATCACCCAGCGACGCTGGCTGAAGAAGTCCAATACTCCCCTCTCCGCCCTGATCAGCGAATATATCGGCGAAGGGTGGATCACCGATCTTTTTGAGATGAAAAACCTGGTTCCTCTTGCCGAAGATCCGGTCTTTGTGGCACGCTGGCAGCAGGTGAAGCGGGCCAACAAGGAAAAGCTGGCCAGGTGCATCGCCCATCACAACCGGATCTCGGTAGATGTGGATTCCCTCTTCGACTGCCAGGTGAAACGGATCCACGAGTACAAGCGGCAGCTTCTGAACGTCCTTCATGTCATTACGCTGTACAACCGGATCAAGGAGAACCCCGACCGGGACGTGGTGCCCCGGACCGTCATCTTCAGCGGCAAGGCGGCCCCCTCCTATTTCATCGCCAAGCTGATCATCAACCTGATCAATGCCGTGGGCAATGTGGTGAACGATGACCCGGATGTCCGCAACCGGCTCAAGGTGGTGTTCCTGGCCAATTACAGCGTCTCCCTGGCAGAGAAGATCTTCCCGGCCTCCGATCTCTCCCAGCAGATTTCCACCGCCGGGACCGAGGCGTCCGGCACCGGCAACATGAAGTTCGCCCTGAACGGCGCCCTCACCATCGGCACCCTGGACGGTGCCAACATCGAGATGCGGGAAGAGGTCGGGCCGGAGAACATGTTCATCTTCGGGCTCACCGCCGACGAAGTCGGGGCCATCCGCCGGCGCGGCTACAACCCGCGGGACTATTACAGCCACAACCCGGAACTGAAAAAGGTGCTGGACATGATCGCCGAGGGGTTTTTCTCCCCCCAGGCCCCGGAGCTCTTCCGGCCGATCGTCGATACCCTGCTCAACCAGGGGGATTACTACATGGTCCTGTGTGACTATGAGTCCTACATCGCCTGCCAGGAGCGGGTGAGCGAACTCTACCGCGACCAGGCTGCCTGGGCACGGCAGTCGATCCTCAACTGCGCCGGCATGGGCAAATTCTCCAGCGACCGGACCATAGCAGAGTATGCCGAAGAGATCTGGGACGTCACCACCCTGGAGGTGGAGGCAACGGTGCAGCATTGCCTCCACGAAGGAATCTGCCTGGAAAAACATTAG
- a CDS encoding NAD(+) kinase, protein MKRVAIVAKMHDPRCQVVAGELVTWLKARGVPTLVEAHLAHHLGLPDGIEKDAIAEQADLVVVLGGDGTLISAARLIGGRNIPILGVNLGSLGFLTEITLDELYPIVEDCLQGEYSVSERMMLDSTVLRSGEEIARHQVLNDIVINKGALARIIDLETLVNSHHLTTFKADGLIISTPTGSTGYSLSAGGPIIHPAMNCLVITPICPHTLTNRPIVVADDALINITVKSLEDEDIFLTLDGQVGVELKSGDMIMVRRAQHCSRLVSSKTRDFFEVLRTKLKWGER, encoded by the coding sequence ATGAAACGGGTTGCCATTGTCGCCAAGATGCACGATCCGCGCTGCCAGGTGGTTGCCGGGGAGCTGGTAACCTGGCTGAAGGCGCGCGGGGTGCCGACGCTGGTGGAGGCCCACCTGGCCCATCATCTCGGCCTCCCCGACGGCATCGAGAAGGATGCCATAGCGGAACAGGCCGATCTGGTGGTCGTGCTGGGGGGGGACGGTACCCTCATTTCGGCAGCCCGCCTCATCGGCGGTCGCAACATCCCGATCCTGGGGGTCAACCTGGGGAGTCTCGGCTTCCTCACCGAGATCACCCTGGACGAGCTCTACCCGATCGTCGAAGACTGTCTGCAGGGAGAGTACAGCGTTTCGGAACGGATGATGCTCGACTCCACCGTGCTGCGTAGCGGCGAGGAGATCGCCCGCCATCAGGTGCTCAACGACATCGTCATCAACAAGGGGGCCCTGGCGCGGATCATCGACCTGGAGACCCTGGTCAACAGCCACCATCTCACCACCTTCAAGGCCGATGGTCTGATCATATCCACCCCCACCGGTTCCACCGGCTATTCGCTCTCCGCGGGCGGACCGATCATCCATCCTGCCATGAACTGCCTGGTGATCACCCCGATCTGCCCCCACACACTCACCAACCGGCCCATCGTGGTTGCCGACGACGCCCTGATCAACATCACCGTCAAGTCTCTGGAGGACGAGGATATATTTCTTACCCTCGACGGCCAGGTTGGGGTAGAATTGAAAAGCGGCGACATGATCATGGTCCGCCGGGCCCAGCACTGTTCGCGGCTGGTCAGTTCCAAGACCAGGGACTTTTTCGAGGTGTTGCGGACAAAGCTGAAATGGGGCGAACGGTAA